The DNA sequence AAAAAATTATTCTGAAAGTCGCCATCCGCTATTTACTGTATAAAAAACCAGTTTATACTGTACGTAATCACAGTTGTTGTTACCTACAGGAAACGATCATGCTGGCGCAACTCACAATCAGTAACTTCGCCATTGTACGCGAACTGGAAATTGATTTTCAGGCAGGGATGAGCGTCATTACCGGGGAAACCGGAGCGGGTAAATCCATTGCGATTGATGCCCTGGGGCTTTGCCTTGGCAACCGCTCCGATGCCAACATGGTGCGTCCTGGCGCGTCCAGGGCCGATCTTTGCGCTCGCTTTTCGGTGTCTGATACACCAGCAGCGTTACGTTGGCTGGAGCACAACCAGCTTGATGACAGCAATGAGTGCCTGCTGCGGCGTGTGATCAGCGCCGATGGCCGCTCACGTGCGTTTATCAATGGCACGGCGGTTCCGTTATCACAGCTACGTGAGTTAGGTCAGCACCTTATTCAGGTGCATGGGCAACACGCACACCAATTGCTATTAAAATCAGATTATCAGCGTCACCTGCTTGATGCTTATGCCGATGAGCCGCAATTGCTGGCCAGCATGCGTCAAGCCTGGCTGCAATGGCACCGTAGTTGCCAGGCGCTGACACAGCACCAGCAAGCCAGCATCGAGCGAGAAGCGCGCAGAGAATTGCTGCAATATCAACTCAAAGAGTTGAATGAATTCGCCCCGCAAGCCGGAGAATACGAACAAATTGATGCCGAATATAAACGGCTTGCAAATAGCGGCCAGCGCTTGTCTCTCAGCCAACATGCGTTACAGCTTCTTAGCGAAAGCGAAGACCATAACTTGCTCAGTATGCTGCACAGCGCAAAACACCAGCTCACCGAACTCATAACCCTGGATGAGAAACTCTCAGGGGTACTCACTATGCTTGAAGAGGCCAGTATCCAGATTAGTGAAGCCAGTGATGAGCTACGCCATTATTGTGACAGGATGGAGCTTGATCCTATTCGCCTGTATGAGTTAGAGCAGCGTCTGTCACGCCAACTGATGTTGTCACGTAAACACCATGTTAGCGCACAAGAACTCCCTGCATTCCATCAGCAATTGCTTGATGAGCAGCGCCAGTTGGAACAACAAGACAGCGACCATGACGCTCTCAATCTCGCCGTCGAAGAGCATTACAAACAGGCATGCCATATCGCCGCGCAGTTACACCAACGCCGCTGTCAACATGCAGAAGAATTGGCCCACTTAATTACAACGCATATGCACGATCTGGCAATGCCACATGGCCATTTTACAATTGATGTCACGTTAAACCCGAACACGCTGGCCGCTCATGGAGCCGACCACATCGAATTCCGAGTCACCACGAATCCAGGCCAACCCCATCAACCCTTGGCCAGGGTAGCCTCGGGTGGTGAGTTATCTCGAATCGCGCTCATTATTCAGGTTATCGCAGCAAGAAAAATGGAAACACCCGCGCTGATTTTTGATGAAGTCGATGTGGGCATCAGTGGGCCAACTGCTGCCATCGTGGGCAAAATGCTGCGTCAGCTCGGCCTCTCCACTCAGGTCATGTGCGTCACACATTTGCCGCAAGTGGCTGGATGCGGCCATCACCATTATTTCGTCAGTAAGCACACCGATGGCGAAGTCACTGAAACCCTCATGCAGTTACTTGGAAAACGTGAACGGCTACAAGAACTCGCACGATTACTTGGTGGGTCTGCCGTAACAAAAAATACGCTGGCTAATGCCAGAGAGCTATTAGCGGCATAGTGAAGGTCAACTTTTTCGAATTCGCATTGTCTTACAGGCATCTTGCAGGTTTTCAAGTCAGGCAAGGTCTATTATCATCTGCAACCTATGCCCTTAAGGAATCTAATCACTATGCGCTGTAAAACGCTGACTGTCGTCGCCACGGTGGTTGTTGTCATGTTGACTGCCGGTTGCTCCACCCTTGAACGGGTTGTCTATCGGCCAGACATCAATCAGGGGAACTATCTAGCATCCGCTGATGTTGCCAAAATTCACAGTGGAATGACCAAACAGCAGGTCATATACACGCTGGGCACACCAATGATGCAAGACCCATTCGGCTCTGACACCTGGTATTACGTTTTCCGCCAGCAACCTGGGCACGAAGTCGCTAAACAGCAGACGCTGACCCTGACATTCAACTCACAGGGCCTTCTTACCCATATTGACAATAAACCCGCACTACAGACTCAGTAACCAAAGTCAGAAGCGGCATACGTCGTTTACATCAT is a window from the Dickeya lacustris genome containing:
- the bamE gene encoding outer membrane protein assembly factor BamE encodes the protein MRCKTLTVVATVVVVMLTAGCSTLERVVYRPDINQGNYLASADVAKIHSGMTKQQVIYTLGTPMMQDPFGSDTWYYVFRQQPGHEVAKQQTLTLTFNSQGLLTHIDNKPALQTQ
- the recN gene encoding DNA repair protein RecN, whose translation is MLAQLTISNFAIVRELEIDFQAGMSVITGETGAGKSIAIDALGLCLGNRSDANMVRPGASRADLCARFSVSDTPAALRWLEHNQLDDSNECLLRRVISADGRSRAFINGTAVPLSQLRELGQHLIQVHGQHAHQLLLKSDYQRHLLDAYADEPQLLASMRQAWLQWHRSCQALTQHQQASIEREARRELLQYQLKELNEFAPQAGEYEQIDAEYKRLANSGQRLSLSQHALQLLSESEDHNLLSMLHSAKHQLTELITLDEKLSGVLTMLEEASIQISEASDELRHYCDRMELDPIRLYELEQRLSRQLMLSRKHHVSAQELPAFHQQLLDEQRQLEQQDSDHDALNLAVEEHYKQACHIAAQLHQRRCQHAEELAHLITTHMHDLAMPHGHFTIDVTLNPNTLAAHGADHIEFRVTTNPGQPHQPLARVASGGELSRIALIIQVIAARKMETPALIFDEVDVGISGPTAAIVGKMLRQLGLSTQVMCVTHLPQVAGCGHHHYFVSKHTDGEVTETLMQLLGKRERLQELARLLGGSAVTKNTLANARELLAA